TAAAGACCAACAGATGAGAATGAGAGGCGTGCCTTCCACGCCTTATTggtgtgttttgtttttctgttttgaaatttttttctgatgatgattttctcttcttctgtcTCTTTTCATTTTCAGATAATCTAAAGATTAGGGCTTCGTTAATCTCTCTTCAAAAGTTAAATTAATTCTCGCTTATTACCCAGAAGATTCTTCTCGCACTTTGTTGCATGTTTTATGAAGAGGTAccacatttattattttgataaacAAATACAATGAACAAGATTCGTATCATGAATTGATTTTTGTAACTGTGAAATCTTGGTAATTAATTTGCAGTTTCGTGACGATGGTGGATGATGATAAAGTTTCCAACGACTTTTCTTTACTTCCTGATCTCAATGATGATTCCTCGACCCCTTTCAATAACAGTCTCGAATTCGATTCATCCATTCTTGATCTCCTAACCATGGAAGATGGACGAGAGACACCAAATCTCTTTCCAGACCACAATCCATTTCTTGAGTCTCTGCATGCTCCACCTCAAGAAGATCAACATATTTTTGCTGAAGCAGAGTCTCCAAAGGTTTACATTGCGCCAAGAGTCATGGTAAACCACGAGGACTCGTTTTCTCTAGACTCTAGAATCGACAGCATAGAAGATGCAAGGATTATTAGTTTGCCGGATTCACCTAGAGGAAGCCAAGATGTGGGTCTCTCTCGTCTTCGAGTTCCTGGCTCACCAAGAGCGTTTGTGCATCCGAGAACTTCTGGATCCCCACGTTTTGGGTCACCCACGAGTCCTGTTTTGATCGATACAACTGCACCGTTCGAATCCGTTAAGGATGCAGTTTCCAAGTTTGGTGGGATCACAGATTGGAAAGCACATAAAATTCAGACAATAGAGGTATTAAACTGCTTTTGGTTTCTTTACTTTTTGGTTCATTCTACTTAAAAGTCTTGGATTGTTTCCAGAGACGAAAGACGGTGGATCAAGATCTTGAGAAGATACAAGAGGATATGCCTGAGTACAAGAAACAGGCTGTTGTAGCGGAAGAGGCGAAGGAGCAGGTGGTGATGGAGCTCGAGAGGACAAGGAGCATCGTCGAAAAGCTAAAACTGGAGCTAGAAAAGGCTGAGAAAGAGGAGCAACAAGCGCAACAAGACTCTGATCTTGCGAAGCTGCGTGTGGAGGAAATGGAGCAAGGGATAGCTGATGACTCGAGCGTAGCAGCAAAAGCGCAGATCCAGGTGGCTAAAGAGAGGCATTCGTCAGCGGTTTCTGAGCTAAGAAACTTGAGAGAGGAGATAAAAATGGTCAGTAATGAGTATGAATCTTTattgaaagaaaaacaattgGCAGAGAAGAATGCAGAGGACTCTGTTTTGGAAGCTAAAGATGTAGAGAAGCAGATGACAGATTTGACAATAGAGGTGATTGCCACTAAGCAGTTATTGGAGTCAGCTCAAGCGGCTCATCTCGAAGCTGAAGAGAAGAAATTCGATGCAGCCATGGCTCGGGACCAGGACCTTTATAACCGCgaaaaggagttgagaatggtggaAGAGGAGATCGAGAGGCTTAGACAAGAGATTCACGCGGCAGACGATGTGAAAATCAAACTAGAGACTGCCTCTGTACTTCAGCAAGACCTGAGGGCGGAGATACCTGCTTACAAAGACTCAAACGATAAGAGAAACAACAGTGACATTCAAGCAGCGGTTGATTCCGCGAGGAAGGAGCTTGAGGAAGTTAAATCCAACATCGAGAAAGCGAATTCCGAGGTGAAAACGTTGAAGATAATTGTTGGATCATTACAGTCTGAActtgaaagagagaagaaagatctcTCGGAAACCAAACATAGAGAAGCTCTTTCAGTTCAAAGAGACGGCGAAGAGATGAGAGAGGAGGGATGCAAAGAAATAGCCAGTATGTTGCAAGAAGCTAAAAAAGAAACAGATGAGGCAAATTCACTTGCCTTAGCTGCTCGAGAGGCACTGAGAAAGGCGAAGGAAGAGTCAGACGAAGCGAGAACAGAAGTCACTGCAATAGAAAGTCAGTTAGCTGAGGCAAAAAGGGAAATGGAAGCTGCTAAAGCTTCTGAGAAGTTGGCCTTAGCTGCGATAAAAGCATTGCAGGAGACTGAATGTGGTAAGAAAATTGAAGACGTTAGTAGCTCACCAAGAAGCATAATAATATCAGTGGAGGAGTATTATGAGCTAAGCAAGAAGGCACATGAGGTAGAGGAAGCAGCAAACAGAAAACTATCAGAGATTGTCTCTCAGATCGAGGCGGCTAAAGAAGAGGAATCAAGAGTCTTGGAAAAGCTAGAGGAAGTGAGCAGAGAAACAGctcttcaaaaagaaaaactaaaagaagCAATGGGGAAAGTAGAGAAGGCTAGAGATGGGAAAGTTGGTATGGACCACGAGTTGCGAAAATGGAGTTCAGAGAAGAGCCCAAAGACTAGTCCAGAGGGTGGGGAAAAGGAGAATCATGACTTAGGCAAGTCGAAATCGGCTTTACATTCAGCAACATCATTTGCATTTGGTGAACAAGGAAGCAGCAATGTTGGAGATAGTAATAATGTGACAcctgaaacaaagaagaaaaagaagaagttttCTTTGCTGCCAAAAGTCTTCATGTTCTTGTCAAGAAAG
The sequence above is drawn from the Brassica napus cultivar Da-Ae chromosome A8, Da-Ae, whole genome shotgun sequence genome and encodes:
- the LOC106371872 gene encoding protein WEAK CHLOROPLAST MOVEMENT UNDER BLUE LIGHT-like 2, with amino-acid sequence MKSFVTMVDDDKVSNDFSLLPDLNDDSSTPFNNSLEFDSSILDLLTMEDGRETPNLFPDHNPFLESLHAPPQEDQHIFAEAESPKVYIAPRVMVNHEDSFSLDSRIDSIEDARIISLPDSPRGSQDVGLSRLRVPGSPRAFVHPRTSGSPRFGSPTSPVLIDTTAPFESVKDAVSKFGGITDWKAHKIQTIERRKTVDQDLEKIQEDMPEYKKQAVVAEEAKEQVVMELERTRSIVEKLKLELEKAEKEEQQAQQDSDLAKLRVEEMEQGIADDSSVAAKAQIQVAKERHSSAVSELRNLREEIKMVSNEYESLLKEKQLAEKNAEDSVLEAKDVEKQMTDLTIEVIATKQLLESAQAAHLEAEEKKFDAAMARDQDLYNREKELRMVEEEIERLRQEIHAADDVKIKLETASVLQQDLRAEIPAYKDSNDKRNNSDIQAAVDSARKELEEVKSNIEKANSEVKTLKIIVGSLQSELEREKKDLSETKHREALSVQRDGEEMREEGCKEIASMLQEAKKETDEANSLALAAREALRKAKEESDEARTEVTAIESQLAEAKREMEAAKASEKLALAAIKALQETECGKKIEDVSSSPRSIIISVEEYYELSKKAHEVEEAANRKLSEIVSQIEAAKEEESRVLEKLEEVSRETALQKEKLKEAMGKVEKARDGKVGMDHELRKWSSEKSPKTSPEGGEKENHDLGKSKSALHSATSFAFGEQGSSNVGDSNNVTPETKKKKKKFSLLPKVFMFLSRKKSNK